The following is a genomic window from Desulfofarcimen acetoxidans DSM 771.
TTTGCTTATCCGGGCGCTGGTTAATATATTCAGCCACCTGCTCCCAGCTATCCATGCTGCGGCCATCAATAGCCACAATTTTATCGCCCGATACCAGGCCAATCTTTTCCGCCGGATAACCGGGCAGCACCTTATCCACACCGGTGGTGGTACCGGCGGGATAACCCTGAGCCATAAATATAAAGGCCAAAAGCAGAGCTGCCAGAAAAAAATTCATCAGCGGCCCGGCAAAGATTACCGCCATACGCTGGAGGATGGATTTCTTGTTAAAAGCCCTCTCATCAGCATAATCCGCTTCATCCGCAGGATCCATGCCGGCCATACGGACAAAACCTCCCAGCGGCAAAAGTCTCAGGTTATAAGTAGTTTCACCGTGTAGTTTGCCAAAAAGCTTGGGGCCGAAGCCCACACTGAATTCATGAACCTTAATACCTGCTAATTTTGCTACAGCAAAGTGCCCCAGCTCATGAAAAAATATCAACATAGCAAAGACAAATACGGACGCAAAAAATGTGGACATTTCATCACCTCACAAAGGTAATAACTAAAGTTTTCCAATCAGTCGTGCTGCCTGACGACGCGCCCAGATATCTACCTGCAATACAGTTTCAAGATCAGGATGTTTGATTACCCGGTGTAAATTCATAACTTCATCTACCAGGGAAGCAATGCCTTGATAGGATAAGCGTTTCTCCAAAAATGCGGCAACCGCAGTCTCATTGGCTGCATTGAGCACGGCCGGCATAGTGCCGCCGGCCCGGCCTGCGGCAAAAGCCAGGCCCAAACAGGGAAAACGCTCAAAATCAGGCTGCTCAAAGGTCAACCCAAACTGATTCTTGAAGTCCAGGCGCGGCAATTTAGACTCCCACCTGTCAGGATAGGATAAAGCATACTGAATAGGCAACCTCATATCAGGCAAACCCAACTGGGCTATAACCGAGCCGTCAACAAATTCAACCATAGAGTGTATAATACTCTGAGGGTGAATAACCACCTGAATAGACTCATAGGCAACATCATACAGCCAGTGGGCCTCTATCACCTCCAGCCCTTTATTCATCAAAGTCGCCGAATCAACAGTAATTTTCTTACCCATAGACCAGTTAGGATGGGCTAAAGCCATTTCTACCGTGACTGCCGCCAGCTCTCCGAAGCTCTTTTCCCGAAAAGGGCCGCCCGAGGCAGTTAAAATTATCTTTTGCAAAGCAGCTCGCTTTTCACCGTTCAAACACTGCCAGATAGCCGAATGTTCACTGTCCACCGGCAAAATACTTATCCCGTGGCTATCAGCCAACTGCATGACCAACTCCCCGGCCGCCACCAGTGTCTCTTTATTGGCCAAAGCTATATGCTTGCCGGCCTTAATGGCTGCAACAGTCGGGGACAGCCCAACAGTACCTGTTACCGCGGTGACCACAGTATCAACCTCAGATAACGAGGCGATAACCTCCAAACCCTCTGCACCTGTATAAATCTCCACCTTATATTCAGCGCCCAGACCGGCTCTCAATTGAACCGCTTCTGTTTCTCCCGCCACAGCTACAACTGCCGGCCGAAATTTTTTCACCTGCTCAACCAGAAGCGGCCAGTTTCTACCTGCCGCCAGACCAACCACCTCAAGCTGACCGGGACAGCTTTCCGCTATTTGCAAAGTTTGCCTGCCAATAGAACCGGTACTTCCCAAAACAGCAATTTTTTTATTCATCACTTACCTCTTATAATCAATTAAATTTGCGAACATCCCGTCCCGCCTTATATCCAGCCTGAAGCGCAATCAGCGCCATGGGGCCCAAAATCAAGCCCAGCACGCCGAAAACTTTTAAGCCTACATAAATAGCCAGCAGGGTGGCCAAAGGGTGCAGACCCAAATTGGCAGAAACTATTTTAGCCTCCAACAGCTGGCGTACCAGCAAAATCAGAGCAAACAAAATACTGAGCTTAATTCCCAGGCCGTAATCCCCCGTAAATAAAGACCAGGCAATCCAGGGTATAAAGACTGAGCCAGGACCCAGTACCGGAATTAAATCAAAAAAACCCACCGTTAATCCAATTGTTAGAGCATAGTCTATCCCTATTATATAAAGTCCTGCTATACATTGTACCATAGTAATGGTAACCAGTATAAGCTGAGAACGGATATAGGCCATAAAAGCCCGAGAAACCTCTCTGCTGACATCAATAGACCGCTCGCCCCAGGGAGCCGGAACACACCGTCTCCACAACCTGAAAATAGTGTCCCTGTCTTTGCTGATAAAAAAAGCAGCCAGCAAACTTACTATTCCCACCAATATTATGCCAGGTATTCCGTAAACCATGTGCAAAAACGCGTTAATCAGCTTGGAGGCAAAAAGCTTCAGATTATCAGCCAGTGAAGCAACCGAAGTCTGCAAGTAATTAACCGCAGTGGGAGGCAAGTTGCCATAGATATTAATACCCCTGTCAACCAAACTCTCCATGATCATTCTGCCGTTTCTCATGTACAAATCCAAAGAAGCAGACAGCTCAATTAATTCAGCAACCAATTGCAAGACGAGCAAAACCAGCAAGGTACCGGCTCCCCCGATAATTATAACCATGGCGGAAGTCACTGCCATGCCTCGCGAAAATCTCATTCTTAGCTGAAAAAAACTTACCAGAGGTTCCAGCAAAACACTGACAATCACCGCCAGAATAAAAGGCAATAACATAGTTAATATGTATTTTATAATTAAAACCGAACCAGGCAGCACCTTTTCCCCGGCTAAAAAAATAATCCACAGGGCCAGCGCAACCAATGCGGCAAGCATAATCAACTTAACATACCTGGGCACCGTATTCACCTCAACCTAGTATAGTCAGGTTTACATAGTAATATACCAGCGGTGCAATCAACAGAAAGCTGTCAAAGCGATCCAGAACTCCGCCGTGTCCGGGAATCAGCTTCCCTGAATCCTTAAGACCGGCCTGTCTCTTCATTACCGACTCGATCAAATCACCAAGCAAACCGGCTAAAGCCACCAATACGCTTAATACCAAAAGTTTAACCAGCGCGGGCTCGGAAAAATAAAAATGAAAAACAGTACTCACCAGCAAACAGGAAACAATTCCTCCCACGGCACCCTCCATAGTTTTTTTCGGGCTCAAATTAGGTGCCAGCTTACGCCTGCCCCAGGTCTTGCCGATAAAATAAGCGCCTGTATCAGCGGCCCAAGTATTCAACAAAGCAAAAATCAACCAGGCCACACCGTCCGGCAAAACTCTTAAAAGATATAAATAGGTAATCAAGCCCACATAAAACGTGCCGTATAAACTCGCCGCACCATCCGACGGTGAAAAATCAGGGTACAATAAAACCACAGCCAGCAAATTAAGCAGCAAAACACCTACCAAAACCAAACCCGTAATACTTCCGTGATAAAAAAAAGCATCAGCCAGAAGCATTAATCCACCCAAAAGCATTAATCCAAAACGCGCAGCCTTACGGTTGCCCGGCAAAATATCATTAATTTCATAATAACCGCAAAACATAATAAAAGCGGTTAATACCAAAAGCGGAACCTGGCCGTACCAAACAACCAGCAGCATAAAAGGTATGCCGACCAGACCGCTTAAAATCCTCTTCCAGAGCACATCTTCACCTGCCTAAAAATCCTTAATCCCGCCAAATCTTCTTTCGCGGTTCTGGTAATCCACAATTGCATTAAGCAAATGCAGAGGTTTGAAATCCGGCCATAAAACCGGAGTCAACCAAAACTCAGTATAAGCGAGCTGCCACAAAAGGAAATTACTTATTCTGAAGTCACCGGATGTACGAATCAACAAATCAGGATCAGGCAGTTCCGATGTATAAAGGTAACGACCTATCGTATTTTCATCAATTGCCTCCGGATCAACCAGCCCCTGCTTAACCTCACGGGCCAGCTGCCGAACTGCTTCCACCAGCTCGGCTCTTCCTCCGTAATTAAGGGCCAAATTCAAAATCAATCCATTATTATTACTGCTCTTATTTACAGCCATCTGCAAAGCCTTTTGAGCGGCAGGCGGCAGCTCTTCAGTCCGCCCTATACTGCTAACCCGGACATAATTGGCGCAAAGCTCATCAATCTCTTTCTGCAAAAATTCCACCAGCAAGTTCATTAAAGCGGTTACTTCCTTAGGGGGCCGTTTCCAATTTTCCGTAGAAAAAGCATAACAGGTAAGATACTCAATCTCCAACTGGCGACACAGCTTAACAATATTCCGCAATGCGTCCACACCGGCACGATGCCCCAGCGCCCTGGGCAACCCTCTTTTCTTAGCCCAGCGTCCATTACCATCCATAATAATAGCTATATGTTTTGGCAAACGGGCAGGGTCAATAGACGCAATCAAAGCTTCTTCATCGGCAGTCACAGGTAACCCGGATCCCTTACCTCGCCATAGTTTTAAAAAATTATTCAGCATAACCCTGCACCTCCGCAAAAACCTGATCAAAAATCCATTAGAAGCATAATTTCCTAGAGTATATAATACTACTAAACCCCCTCCGGGATCGAGGGGGTTTATACTTTACTCTTCAACAATGGCTCCGGTAGGACATTCTTCAACACAGGCACCACATTCAGCACATTTTTCAGCATCTATTTTATATATATCGCCTTCAATTATTGCATCGTTGGGACAAGCATCCTTACAAGTACCACAAGCCTCACACGCTTCGGTGATTCTATATGACAAACTCAGTCACCTCCCTCCCCTAAAACTTGATGAGCTGCGATAATTGCTGCTTTTTTTTCAGTAATCCTGTTTAGACGAATAATCCTCGCCGGTCCGGCAGGCTTGCCTTTCACCGGGTAGGAAATACTCACTTCGATTTGCCAACCATTTTCCTTGATTTTCTCTAAAGCCTTATCAAGTTCCCAACCGATATAATCCAAAATATTTTCATTTGCCTGGCCAACTGTCATAGCAGCTAAACTTGCATAATTTCTTTTTCTTTATTCGCCATAAGTTGGTCAATATCCTTTATATACTTATCGGTAAGTTTCTGAACCTCATCCTGTGCTCTGCGCGAGTCATCTTCAGTGATATTACCGTCTTTTTGCTCACTTTTCAACAGGTCATTGGCATCGCGCCTGATATTGCGCACAGCCACTCTGCCTTCTTCAGCCTTCTTCTTAACCACCTTAACCAGATCTTTTCTTCTTTCTTCCGTCAGCTGCGGAACAGCCAAGCGAATAACAACACCGTCACTGTTAGGGGTAATCCCCAGATCCGACTTTAAAATGGCCTTTTCCAGAGCAGGTATAACACTTTTATCCCAGGGTTGGATAACCAAGAGCCTCGCTTCCGGAACAGAAACATTGGCCAATTGATTAACAGGGGTTGGGGTTCCATAGTAATCTACATTTATTTTGTCAAGCAAACCGGGTGTAGCCCTGCCCGCTCTCAAGGAAGCAAAATCTTTCTTGACTACCTCAACAGTTTTCTTCATACTGTCTTCAGCATCTTCAAGAATTTCCTTATACATTCAAATCCCCCCCAATATAAGTACCAACTTTTTCACCTGAAACAGCCCGTTTTATATTGCCTACCTGAGTCAAATCAAAAACAATCAGGGGAATACAATTATCCATACACAAAGACGCAGCGGTTGAATCCATCACACCCAGGCCCAAATTCAACATATCAATATAGTTTAGTTCCAAAAACTTTTTAGCCTCAGGGTTTTTCAGCGGATCTGAATCATATACCCCGTCAACACGTTTGGCCATTAAAATAACATCAGCCTCAATTTCCGCCGCTCTTAGTGCTGCGGTTGTATCTGTTGAGAAATAAGGATTACCGGTACCGGCGGCAAAAATAACCACCCGGCCTTTTTCCAGATGCCTGATAGCACGGCGTCTTATGTAAGGTTCAGCCACTTCCCTCATTTCAATAGCAGTCTGCACCCTGGAATCAACCCCTTCTTTTTCCAGAGCGTCCTGCAGAGCCAGAGAATTCATAACAGTAGCCAGCATTCCCATGTAATCGGCAGTTGCCCGGTCCATACCCTTGGTACTGCCGGCAACACCACGCCAGATATTGCCGCCACCCACCACAACCGCTAATTCCACACGCAAATCAATTATATCTTTTATCTGAACGGCAATAGAACTAACAACTACTGGATCTATACCATATCCCTTTGACCCTGCCAAAGCCTCACCGCTAAGTTTTAAAATAACCCGCTTATACTTGGGAACTGTCATAAAGGGCAGTTACCTCCAGTCTTTTAAAGCTTTTATTCTACAAGCAGTCAACAAATTCCTTTTAAGTTTAATTATTTTTTACAAAAACTATTTCTGACTAAACTTTGCTACCTCAGCGGCGAAATCATCTTCTTTTTTCTGAATCCCTTCGCCCAGTTCATATCTGGTAAAACGGCGAATGCTGATGTTCTCACCTATTTTAGATATTTTCTCATTTAGCAGCTGCTTTACTGTCATATCAGGATTTTTAATAAAAGCCTGTTCTAACAAGCAAACATCCTTAAAGAATTTTTGCACGCGGCCTTCCACCATTTTGTCAACGATC
Proteins encoded in this region:
- the rseP gene encoding RIP metalloprotease RseP, translated to MSTFFASVFVFAMLIFFHELGHFAVAKLAGIKVHEFSVGFGPKLFGKLHGETTYNLRLLPLGGFVRMAGMDPADEADYADERAFNKKSILQRMAVIFAGPLMNFFLAALLLAFIFMAQGYPAGTTTGVDKVLPGYPAEKIGLVSGDKIVAIDGRSMDSWEQVAEYINQRPDKQIVITVERDAAKRSFDIVPVKDESGHGKIGIYPAQEMKKMGFFTALYSGAEYTVKATWFIISFIGKMFVHEAPVDLGGPVRVVWEIGQAANTGFYHLLQLAAFLSINLGLFNLFPIPALDGSRVVFLFWEALRGKPVDPSRESFIHLVGFVLLLVLMVVITYNDLLNLL
- a CDS encoding 1-deoxy-D-xylulose-5-phosphate reductoisomerase — encoded protein: MNKKIAVLGSTGSIGRQTLQIAESCPGQLEVVGLAAGRNWPLLVEQVKKFRPAVVAVAGETEAVQLRAGLGAEYKVEIYTGAEGLEVIASLSEVDTVVTAVTGTVGLSPTVAAIKAGKHIALANKETLVAAGELVMQLADSHGISILPVDSEHSAIWQCLNGEKRAALQKIILTASGGPFREKSFGELAAVTVEMALAHPNWSMGKKITVDSATLMNKGLEVIEAHWLYDVAYESIQVVIHPQSIIHSMVEFVDGSVIAQLGLPDMRLPIQYALSYPDRWESKLPRLDFKNQFGLTFEQPDFERFPCLGLAFAAGRAGGTMPAVLNAANETAVAAFLEKRLSYQGIASLVDEVMNLHRVIKHPDLETVLQVDIWARRQAARLIGKL
- the ytvI gene encoding sporulation integral membrane protein YtvI, whose amino-acid sequence is MPRYVKLIMLAALVALALWIIFLAGEKVLPGSVLIIKYILTMLLPFILAVIVSVLLEPLVSFFQLRMRFSRGMAVTSAMVIIIGGAGTLLVLLVLQLVAELIELSASLDLYMRNGRMIMESLVDRGINIYGNLPPTAVNYLQTSVASLADNLKLFASKLINAFLHMVYGIPGIILVGIVSLLAAFFISKDRDTIFRLWRRCVPAPWGERSIDVSREVSRAFMAYIRSQLILVTITMVQCIAGLYIIGIDYALTIGLTVGFFDLIPVLGPGSVFIPWIAWSLFTGDYGLGIKLSILFALILLVRQLLEAKIVSANLGLHPLATLLAIYVGLKVFGVLGLILGPMALIALQAGYKAGRDVRKFN
- a CDS encoding phosphatidate cytidylyltransferase — encoded protein: MLWKRILSGLVGIPFMLLVVWYGQVPLLVLTAFIMFCGYYEINDILPGNRKAARFGLMLLGGLMLLADAFFYHGSITGLVLVGVLLLNLLAVVLLYPDFSPSDGAASLYGTFYVGLITYLYLLRVLPDGVAWLIFALLNTWAADTGAYFIGKTWGRRKLAPNLSPKKTMEGAVGGIVSCLLVSTVFHFYFSEPALVKLLVLSVLVALAGLLGDLIESVMKRQAGLKDSGKLIPGHGGVLDRFDSFLLIAPLVYYYVNLTILG
- a CDS encoding isoprenyl transferase, which encodes MLNNFLKLWRGKGSGLPVTADEEALIASIDPARLPKHIAIIMDGNGRWAKKRGLPRALGHRAGVDALRNIVKLCRQLEIEYLTCYAFSTENWKRPPKEVTALMNLLVEFLQKEIDELCANYVRVSSIGRTEELPPAAQKALQMAVNKSSNNNGLILNLALNYGGRAELVEAVRQLAREVKQGLVDPEAIDENTIGRYLYTSELPDPDLLIRTSGDFRISNFLLWQLAYTEFWLTPVLWPDFKPLHLLNAIVDYQNRERRFGGIKDF
- a CDS encoding DUF362 domain-containing protein, whose product is MSYRITEACEACGTCKDACPNDAIIEGDIYKIDAEKCAECGACVEECPTGAIVEE
- the frr gene encoding ribosome recycling factor, whose protein sequence is MYKEILEDAEDSMKKTVEVVKKDFASLRAGRATPGLLDKINVDYYGTPTPVNQLANVSVPEARLLVIQPWDKSVIPALEKAILKSDLGITPNSDGVVIRLAVPQLTEERRKDLVKVVKKKAEEGRVAVRNIRRDANDLLKSEQKDGNITEDDSRRAQDEVQKLTDKYIKDIDQLMANKEKEIMQV
- the pyrH gene encoding UMP kinase — protein: MTVPKYKRVILKLSGEALAGSKGYGIDPVVVSSIAVQIKDIIDLRVELAVVVGGGNIWRGVAGSTKGMDRATADYMGMLATVMNSLALQDALEKEGVDSRVQTAIEMREVAEPYIRRRAIRHLEKGRVVIFAAGTGNPYFSTDTTAALRAAEIEADVILMAKRVDGVYDSDPLKNPEAKKFLELNYIDMLNLGLGVMDSTAASLCMDNCIPLIVFDLTQVGNIKRAVSGEKVGTYIGGDLNV